The Canis aureus isolate CA01 chromosome 24, VMU_Caureus_v.1.0, whole genome shotgun sequence nucleotide sequence cttctcttactttaaaaatacaatataaaatgtaacgggcagcccgggtggctcagcggtttagtgctgccgccttcaccccagggcctgatcctggagacccgggatcgagtcccacgttgggctccctgcatggagccagcttctccctctgcctatgtctctgcctctctctgtgtctctcatgagtatataaaaatcttaaaaaaaaaaaaaaaaaaagacttcctttaaaaaagaataaaacacatatataacatGCAAAGTATGTGTTATAATCAACTATATTACGATACAGGTTCTAGTCAAcaggctattagtaaagttttgggggagtAGAAATTATATATCAACTGTAAGGGCAGGATTTGGTGTCCATTAACTCCCATGTTGttccaagggtcaactgtacaggTTCTAGCAGTTACAAGCATCAAAtcttaaaatgtacaaaaaaattttagagaCTTTTTGGAAATCACAAACAAGGATATTCATGGCAATactattcataaaaaaaaatgacttttaggGAGCTAATTACGATCCAATGGGATACTATGCAGCCATTGAAATGTGTCAGTATTTTGTACAGTACTGATCGAACATTCTCTAAAATAGGAATAAGGGGAAGAGCAatcaatacatataaaatgtatgatcgttgtgtgtatatatatatattaagcttAAGTCTCTCTTGAAGGCTAAATTATTGTGGTTGCCTCCTAGGAGAACCAGGCAGTTGGGAATCAAGTATATAGACCATCTACTACATAgctcttttacattttatattactaAGATGTGTTATTTCTTAAAGTAAGAGTTCTTATAACACCTCCATGTACTAGCTGGTCTGGGgtggaaactaatttttttttaaatttttatttatttatgatagtcacagagagagagacaggcagagagagaagcagggtccatgcaccgggagcccaacgtgggattcgatcccaggtctccaggatcgcgccctgggccaaaggcaggcgccaaaccgctgcaccacccagggatccctggaaactAATTCTTATTCCCATTTCAGTGCTTTCCAACAGAACCCAATCCTTGAAAAGTTACCTGGTCTTAAAATTTTACTGATACAATTTTTCAGAAGGATTTGAATTTTGATCCAcacttagaaaatattaaatgggaTGATTCACTCTAAATCCTCAACTTATTCTAGAGCAGttcttaattaaaagaaatgagtCATTCTCACAGCTTAGATGTGTTATGCTCTATACAAAGAACATTTTAAGCAATCACAAAAACTCCCCAAAAGATGACAAGAAATCTGATAGGTCTGCCTCATGGGGTCTAACTTACGAGATTTAGAAATCCTTAAGGAAACAACACTTTTGCCCTATTTCAATTTTACTAACTCTTAGTTAACATCCCTTTATGCACCAATTTTGGATAGCTGTAATTCTCCTTTAACATGGAAAAGCTGTGAAGCACGTACTGACCCTGTATTACAAATGGGAAGCTGTAAGATCAAAGTTCATAAAGCTAGTATTTATATAGAGCTGGGAAACTGTTATTCAGACCAAGGTTGTCTCTAAAACATATTACCCTAATTTTTTCGCGCTATTCAGCCACTTAacactagaaattattttttaaaataaaattttcattttgatcagCAACACTCCATATTTAAATGTGCAACTACTGGGATAGGATTAGGAGGGCAATCAGAGGTCTGCAGATTTTGATTCTTTATTCTGGTAATCATGCTAATACCTGACTCACTCCCAGTTAACCATACTTACCCCAATATGGCATAAGACAGACAACAAACTGCCATGGTTGTttaagactattttaaaatttgataggTAATCAGGATTATCAGATCAAGTTTAAgtataaaacaatcaacaaataGATTTGTTCTGTCATCACTTGGCCAACAGAGGTCGATTTTCACTAGAAGCCTCTGATAACTTCAAAATAGTAATCTTAATTCAAAGAGGAGCAATTGCTCCTTCAATGGAGCATTTCTCAAATAATGATTTACCCAGTAAATATAAATCCTAGTGAAATTTAGTCATGGCAGACCATAATAACTACCTCAAATGCTTTAAGGTTATCCAAAATTCTAAAGTTTAATAGCAAtgctacatttttaaagatttaactcaaaatgcattCTAGTATTCACCTTGAACTAATTCACAATCAACAGAAAATTTAACCTGTTACtaatgatatttttaagtttttttttaggttatgtatttgttttagctCCTCTGCCTTTTATTAAAGACAGTTTCCCAAAAAATAgtgtcagtttaaaaaaaagcaaaaaaaccaaCGGACAAGTTAGTAATAAATCAATAGcaatgtcaagaaaaaaaagttactcaCTTTGTAAAACTGCACCAATTGTAGAGGTTCATTCAATTCcaggtctattttttaaagaacactttgTAAATTAGAATAAGGGCATGTTTTACTTTTAACCAAACATTTTACTCAATCAACTCTAAGAACTATTAGGCAGAAATTAACAAGAAAATCTTGACATGGCTCCAGACTCTAAGAATTTTTAGGGTGAAAACTAACCTAGCATATcaagacaaagacaaaagaaataatatacataattttattacaaaattttttttaaaaaacaaaatgcaacatTCTAAAAAACCCAAAATTTACTATTGATACTAATTCCTACAAGTCTGCTGTGCTACAATACACAAgtcaagaaattaagaaaaccattaaatatttagaaacattcaACATCAGAAGCTTTAAAATCTAACTGTATGTAGTAGCCCCTCAAAAAGCTAcaacctgcatttttaaaaaagtattttctctacAAAGAATCTTATCAGCTATACAAAAATCTGTACAGTTTTTATACTGAAGCTAATATTGAGCTGCACTTGAATTCACATTCTTAGCAAAACAATTGCCTGAGCACACACGCACACTCCACACATATTACAAGATAGCCATTTattcctcatcttcctcctcttcctcatcatcttcatcttcttcctcctcttcctcttcctcctcatcctctggTTCATTCTTCTTCTTTGAACCCGTTGGCCTGCCAGGGCCCTTCTTTCCCGCTTCACTTTTGCCCTTGGCGCGATATGCAGCAATATCCTGAAatattgttgaaaaataaaatcagcatccGGTGTCATTACTCAACTGTGAAAACCACTAAGTTGTAAACAATCTAAGATCATTGACCAATAACCCTGATGACTGTCTAAAAAGGTATGCAGAATCTAACTCAAGTTTTGAGAGCATTTATTCCCTCCAGCTTTAAAAAGTCAATGGTATAAAATGATGGGGCTGTAGTAGATGTCAGAACTTTCACTATCAATGTCCAATTATCTCACATTATCTACTCCCCTCcacttcttaaatatatttacagaatACAAAATATTTGGCTTTCCCTTTCTGAAAAGTAACAGACCCAGAACTGTAAGAGTCTATGTAGGAATCTACCAATGCTACAAACACTGCTTTCAGTCAAAACAAAGGTAAGTTTCAATGAGCTTATAACGTACAATTTTCACTAGACTCTCCAAATACAGCTGACAACCATAAGGACAAGATTAAACTTAACTCCATAGCTGATACCTATTATCTAACagtctttttcagaaaatatgtcTCATTTTAACCTTGGCTTTAAAAAGGGAAGACAACGTACCTTTTCATATTTCTCCTTTAGCTTAGCTGCTTTCTGTTCATATGGTTGTTTATCTTTGGCTGACTGTTCAGACCACATTTCACCCAGCTTTTTTGCAGTGTCCCCGATGGATAAACCAGGGTGTTCACTTTTGATCTTTGGGCGATGTTCAGAGCAAAACAGGAAGAAAGCAGACCTGAAAAGAAGCGAGCGACAGTGTTAACAAACTGAATGGAAAATTAAGGGGCAATCTGACCCATCTGAAGACGAACTTACGGAGGCCTTTTAGGAGCATTGggatctttcttctttcctttcttgtcaCCTTTGGGAGGAACATAATTTTTCATCTCCCTGTCATAGCGAGCTTTGTCACTTTTTGCCATATCTTCAAATTTCGACTTTTCCTTTGCAGACATGGTCTGTGGACATGAGAGGCGGTATTAAAGTACGTAAGCAATGTGAGCCACAGGCACCCAAACGGGATCAAGGTCTTCCTTTCGGGCCGCATTTTACTTTTTGCAGTCTTGGAAGTAAACGAAAACCTCAGGTAGTCTGCCCCAAACTCAAAATATCTGGGCGAATCACCACCGCGGTAGGTTACAAGTCACCTCCGTGTTTAAGGTCCTGGCCCCAGAAAAACACATCCGAAAAGCCCTCAGCGCTGCCCGAATTCCGCTCTCACCTTCCATCTCTCCGAACATTTCTTGGAGAATTCAGCGAAATTGACCGAAGAGTCCGGGTGCTTCTTCTTGTGCTCTTCCCGGCAGGTCTGCACGAAGAAGGCGTACGAGGACATCTTGCCCCGCGGCTTGTTGGGGTCTCCTTTACCCATGGTGCCGGGCGGCGTCGGCCTGGTGGGAGAGGAGCGGTGGGCGGACGCCCGCGGGGCCCCGCTTCCCGCCCAAATACGCGCCCGCCCCCTCTCGCGAGGAAGGCGACCGGCGCCGCGGCTCCCCCACCAGCCCGCCCGGCGGTCGCCTGCGCGCACACGCCCTCCTcccggcgcccgcccgcccgcccgcctcaCGCGCGGCCACCACGTCTCTCCGGAGGCCCCGGAGCGCCGCCGCCCGCCCAGGCCCGGGCTGAGGCAGGGAACGCCGGGGGCGCCGTCGAGGCCCGTTTCCTGACAGAAACGTCTTCCCGGCTTCCACCTCGCCAGCCCGACTCAAAGAGTTGTCGCCTCGCGACCGACGTTCAAAAAAACGACTGAAGCCGGGCCCGGACGCCGCTTCCCGCCCTCCACAGCCCAcggccctccccggccctcccctcaGACTCCGCTCCCCGGCTCGAACCCCGAGAGCCGCAGTGCCCGGCCCGGCTAAAAGGCTACGGGGAAAGGGAAAGCGGCAGGCCCACGAACACGAAGGGGCTAAACGGGGTTCTTGCCTGGTGGCGGCTTTTCCTCAGAGTCCCGCGGAGAGGCCGGAGCCAGCAGAGACGCTTCCTTCCCAGGGCTCCGGCGTGAACTGGTTTATCGCTAACGCAATCCTCTGCCTCTTGTTTTGCAGAGTTCTCCGCGCCACGGCAACTTGACGAGCCGGGCCACAGGCCACACCCCCGCCCCTCTGATTGGTTCTGGTGATTATTCAAACTCCCGCAGGCCCCACCCTGTCGCCAGGGAGGCCTCCGATTGGTCGGTGTCTCAGCAGGCCcgcccctccagccccagcctaGCAGGTTCGGTGGGTCGCCCAGGTCGTTAACTCCCAGACCCGTTAGAACCGGTCAGGAGAGGAATGTACTGCTCGATCCTGATTGGCGGCGGGAAAAGGGTTTGAAAAATGGCGGGCCTGACGGTGACTGGCTGGGGCGGTAAACGGGGGGAGTGGCTGGCCTGAAAGGGAAAGCCCCGCCAGATTTAAAAATACCAAGTCGGGGAAACAGGGTGGTTCTCGAGGGGCCGGCGGCGGCACGGTTTCCCGGTACTGAGGTAACGAGCAGCCCGCCGTACCCGTTTCCCGACCACTGTCCAGGTCCTGGCTCTCCTCGGCCCCGCCGCGTTGTCTCCTCCTGGGGCCGCAGTCCCTCTGCCGTGCGACCCCGCAGAGTCGCCTTGGTCCCGTCCAGAGAGTCACGAATGGAGAGGGGCTGAGGAGCTTGCCTGGATGGCCGACTGCCCAGCTCCGCCCGTTGTCGCCGAGGCTGGGATAGAACCCCAGTAAGGCCAGAGGTGCGGGGAACctgggagggggcgcggggggcgcgggaggGCGGCTGTTCCCGCCTCTCGTGGGGGTTACAAAACGATCTTCCAGTCAGGCGTTTCCCGCCGTGGAGTTTCCCCCAGaaggcccctccctcccttccccctttgtCTCGGGTGTCGAATACCCGGAGGTAAACAGGGGCGCCCTGGGGTTCCcggaggggcggggcagggggcacggtctccctggccccgccccctgtgCGGGGCGGGAGGCAGGCCTGGGCCCGCCCGCACCAGCGCAGCGGAGGATTCGGGGTCCTGGCCACCGTCCACCTCTGGCTCTCGTCTCCCGTCCCTCATTTATGATAATGtaagaactttttaaattcaaagaTCCTTCTGAGACCCTCATAAAAGCAGTGAATGCTCTCCGCCCCCCCGCCCACTGCTTGTATTAGCCGGTGCGTGTGGCGGCACTTTACAGGCTCCTCCAGGCCCAGGTTAAGAACCCTTGTAAGACAGCACTAGAGCTACCTTAACTGCTTACCAACATCACAGAGCTGCTTTTCCCAAAGTAGCGTGGCTTTCACTGACATCTTAGAATGCTATTTCTTTGTTGTATTTAGTTTCgaggtctatttttttctattagccCAGGTGTAGCACTGACAGTTTCaacagattttaaatattcttattttctcagTAAATTCACTGGCATTTGTTAGACTGTGCGTTACCTACTTGGTTTGTATTCAGTAATCATAGTCAATAATAACTCAAAACCAGCAGCTCTATCTAGATTTACTAATAAAAActaggttttaaaaatgtattttccttggaAATAGATGTTGGTTGCACAACATTGCGCATGTATTAATAcccctgaatttaaaaataaattttataagtatAATGTGTATTGCCATTTGAATAATGTAGTATGATTTGTCAATCTGGAGTTTTATGTGCTTTTTATAGCATAGCTGTAACTggccttatttgaaaatagggtcaCTGCAGATGTAATCagttaagatgaagtcagagGGGGTTGGGTAGGCCCCTCATACAATGACTGGTCCTTATAAAATTTATAGGGGAATttggacagagagaaaggcagaggttAGACAACGTGAAAAGATACAGGGAGAAGTTAGCCATCTACAAGGTAAGGAGAAAGTCCTGGAAtcttccctcacagccctcagaaggaaccaaccctttCCACACCAATTTCCATTCTTTATTccatcactgtggaaaacaggaaaacatttcTGTATTTAATCTGCTTTTACCTTGGATGCTAAAACTTCAGTTTAGGCTGTACCTCCTGGCCTAGAAGTAACATCAAAAAACACAGtgaagtaataaataaattttaagtgagATCTAGACAATTCTGGTTACAGAAtccccctttttatttatttttttaaataaagatttttttatttattcattcatgagagacacagagagaaagagaggcagagacacaggcagagggagaagcaggctccatgcagggagcccga carries:
- the HMGB2 gene encoding high mobility group protein B2, with the protein product MGKGDPNKPRGKMSSYAFFVQTCREEHKKKHPDSSVNFAEFSKKCSERWKTMSAKEKSKFEDMAKSDKARYDREMKNYVPPKGDKKGKKKDPNAPKRPPSAFFLFCSEHRPKIKSEHPGLSIGDTAKKLGEMWSEQSAKDKQPYEQKAAKLKEKYEKDIAAYRAKGKSEAGKKGPGRPTGSKKKNEPEDEEEEEEEEEDEDDEEEEEDEE